From the genome of Rhinoderma darwinii isolate aRhiDar2 chromosome 1, aRhiDar2.hap1, whole genome shotgun sequence:
gaccccatttcgaaaacgggACCCCTTCTGGTATTtctggaattaatgcaaagcaagtggaaaaaaaatattgaattcatTTCAAagattgtttattttttgtttgtttttttgtaaagcccacatgaaaattaagaaacacaccccaaaatgtatcaccctgtttctcctgtgttcaaaaatatccccgttGCGGCTCTAATCTGCTTACTGGACACATGACTGGGCCTAAAATGTAGGGAGCAGTCTTTGGTTTTTCATACACAATTGAATGGATTCCAAGCCCCATCCCATGTTTGTAGAGGCATTatcctgccagaatgatagaaaccctAAAGAAATGACTACTAAGCATGCTGAACATAAAATTTTTGTAGGAGGAAATAATGGACATTTTCTTACAATATGGGTATTGGAATATGGgtatatatattgttttcttcacgtttttaatacattttcacaTTAAATGGGAGAAATAAATATCTGTAAATCGGCAACTGTGTTAAATAAATGTTCCATTCTtatctagggatgcacgatgcgtcGAAATTTCGATACCATTTCGATTCTATGCGGGGGCAAACGGTTCAATGCCATAAatttatgtatttcgatactaagcagtGTGGCTGCATCCTGTGCCATGTATGTTGTTCTTGAATAGCCACTTGATGGACCATACTGCTGTGCAGGGTGTGTGAGAATTGCCCATCTGGAGGCCCAGATTCTGAATCTAAATGAGCATCTTCCAACAGGGAGGGCCATTGACAACATGGAGAGGAGTTTGCTGTTCACTGAGGAATCGATCCTTTTAcactaatctgatcagcttctatgtGGATAAGTTCTAGActagacctgggtaaggctgtggatgtggtgtatctagactggacctgggtaaggctgtggatgtagtgtatctagacttgagctgggtaaggctgtggatgtggtgtagctagactggacctgggtaagggccTGTTGACataaccgttcgctttccgttccggggtttcgtcagatgtttccgtcgggtgaaccccacaacggaaagtgaaagtgaaaccacagcttccgtttcagtcaccattaatgtcaatggtgacggaaacatcgctaatggtttctgtttgtcaccattccggcaggtttccgttttagcgacggaatcaatagcagagtcaactgcgctattgattccgtcggaaaaccgtaaacctgccggaatggtgacaaacggaaaccattagcgatgttttcgtcaccattgatatcaatggtgactgaaagggaagctgtggtttcactttcactttccgttgtgggtttcacccgacggaaacctccgatggaactccggaacggaaagccaacgccgatgtgagcaggccctaaggctgtggatgtttgTATCTAGACTGGGCctaggtaaggctgtggatgtgatatATCTAGACTGGACGGGATCAATCACACGACGGTGGATTTCTTCAGTGCGCTATCTGCATTTTTTTGCAGATAGCATGCTGACCCATTAGGGCCATACACACATCAGTTTGTTTTTGAAAGTTCATTGCCATGTtttgcaaattatagaacatgtcctatccttATAGTTTTTTTCACACGCGTGCCCCCCATTCAAGTCTATAGGTCCGCTGCACTTCCGAACAACTGTTGAGTTGTTCTAGCGGAAACTCTAAATCTTCATCCATTGTTGTGTGGCCTTGATGGGTTTTTGCAGCTAGTCTTACGTTTTTGGAGTAATGAAAGATGTCAAAGCTACAACACAGTGTATTCATTGTTTCTGCTTCCAGATGAGTTTGTTGTGTAGATGTTCTTTTTTCATTTGAGGTCTTTACTATCCCAGCGATAAGGGTTCAATATTGTGCGGATGATGTTGATGAAAGAAattaaaatgcggcactcacccgtttgcaaatcttcttaactttattgtgtcaccttggcgagattaaaagcattacagggaggacagctagttgtaggttacagcctgtttcgcgccggagatcgcgcttcttctgaccaAGGATAAGGGTTCAATATTGTGCGGATGATGGTAGGCATAATAACACTCGTAAGAcaaattttaattaaaaacattttggatattttatttattttaaaggagCATTAGAAAGTATTTTGGATACAATTCATATTTTAACATCTTAacattataatataaatatatatatatatatatatatatatatatatatatatatatatatatatatatatatatatataaaattaaaatttttttattttattttttctggtgaaatttgaaaaatttggattcaaaattaatgaaaaataaaacaaattaagtTTGTCAGTAATACCTCAGCTCGTAAACCCACGTCAAGGATCCTCATTCTCTTGCAAGTCCCTACACAAACTAAACAGGAACATTGAAACTAACTAGAAAACAGGTAAAGGAAACCGTCCGGAGTCCAAAGCAaattaatgaccaccgtgaaaagcatCCAGCTGCCatggaactgctccctcagggctGATAAAGTAGTCAGCATAGAGTTAATGGATAGCAAGTCCTGACGTTTCAGGTAGTCTATGAAGGGTCCGGTCCGAAGTACCCAATGAGGTAGTCACATATTGGTCACCTTCCAAAAATGCACTCCACGTATTGACGGGCTTTGGTCAGCCGGTGGTTATAAATGCGTCTTCTGTCATCCAAATAGCGTCTTAGGAAGGGCTGCATCATGTGGGGTGACATTCCCTTCATCAGCAATGATGACAAGTGGGGCCGGTGGTCTAGACGATCGAGGAAGTCATCTTGGCTctacgttcacccattctggaattctggaagccctgaagatgcgggCATCCGCAGTGCTCCCATAGGTAGTAATATCAACTATTACTAACTGGTACCTACTGTTAACCAAGGCCCCTACCGAGAAATATTAATTGTAATTGAAGTAGCGGGAACCCTGAGTTCTGAACGGCTTCTGAACACGAATGTGTtgtctttcttgaaaaatatcatattataggTTATGATTTCTGTAGATCGAGGATCCAggcatttattctgattgccatctttggagaatttttcccctaatgaggcaattgaagATTATCCCACTCTGGATACATGTTCCTTACTATTTGCTCGCAGGCTGCATCTGTTCATAGCCGGTCAAGGTATATGGTAGATGAGATATTCAACAACTCTGGAGGACTCTGCACCTAAGTAATGAGCTCCCCTACATTAATGCTCATCCTTCTGTGATGTGACATCTTTAAAGAATCCAGAATCCAATGGATCTTAGAGGTGTAAGCCTTCCCTCCAAAATACAGACCTAAGAATACGGTGGCATATGGAGCCATCCGTATTTGGAGCACTCCCATGGActataatggccattttttttaacaaaaacacaaaaaagtagCGCATGCTGCGTATTTGAAAAAATGGCAGTAAAAAAAGGGTCATGCGATTAGCCCCATAGATTTCCATTACCACCATATTATGGAGGGCAAAAAATGGATGAAATGCAAATTTACGATATGATCATCTGAATGAGGCCAAGGTGCGAGGAAGCACCTGGAGAAAATATAACTGAAGACATAGCAGTAAGGACAGTAAGCAGTGATGACAGATCATGTACGTTTCACAGACTTGGAATCTAGAAAaggaaaatatcatattatttatttaaCTACAACTTGTCATGAAAACATCAAGAGAGGATAGAAGCTCATTAACAGTAATGTCCATCAGCTTCTATGCGTCGTATATTGTAGGATCAGCTGAGAGGCTGTTGTGATGACAGAACATAGTGACAACCCTGCATTATTGAGTGTTCCCCTGTAGAATTTCTTAGTTTTTTATGTCCTTGTTTTCTACTACAATCCAGTTTTAGAATTCTGAAAATCCACACATTTCTTCCAATAACATGATTCCATACTTACCTGTCTAACAAGTATGTGATCTGTATAATGTACAGCCTAGCCTACCTCCAGGTGTCTGTGTTCATGTATTAGATGGGAACACATTTAGGTTATCTCTACCTCTTCTCCAATAGTAAGGGAGGTCCTCTCATGACCTACAGAATGCAGGATGTGCTGCTTGATGTGGTTCCCGCATGGACATCATATGGTCTAAATGACACCTGTAGGAAGCCGTTGTTCCTGGTTACATGTTCTGAAGGGACCTCTGCTTTCCATTGCAGGTGAAGATATTTCTGAATGTCCATGGTTGAGCACCTCTCAGAGGCATTTAGTGCCAACAATTCCCAGAACATTCCTCTGGCTTCAAGTGAGATTTTCTTCCACTTCTCTGGAGCTTGTGACAGATCCCCCTTCACCTGCCACCAGGCAAACTCCTTATACTTATGATCACTGCCCAGTGCCCCTTGCCAAGGGAAGAATCCTGTAAGAGCTTTGTACACAAGAACGCCAAAAGCCCACACATCAAGACTGGGATGTAGTAACAGCTGTTCTCCTTTTCTTAAGCAGCAGAGTTCTGGAGCAGCGTAGGGTATATACCAGGACAGAGAAGGTGTATATGTTCCCTGGAGCCGAGTGAGTCCAAAGTCTGCCAGTTTTATCAGGTGACATTCTGCATCCATCAGAAGAATATTATCCGGCTTGATATCCCGATGGACCATTCCTCTGCTGTGCATAAAGTCCAGAGCACTAGCTATCTGAGGAACACAACGCTTCAACATGTCCTCCGGCATACCGACCTGAGAAGAAGACAACACAAGAGATGACAAAGCTGAACAGCACACCGGACAATTTTATCAAATAGAAAAGGCTCAGACTTGTATTTAACTTTCTATTTGTAACTTGTATTTTAAGTCGTAATTTTTTGtcaaatttgtaaaaaatttattCAGTTGTTTATTAATTATAGTCAGTACGGACAAGGAGGTTGTCATCCAATATGTCATCACATAGGGGATGTCACCCAGCTTATCCTGTCTCCTGTATGTTAAATCTGCCTCGTTATGGAGGTCCCATACTGCTTCATACCTGGACATATTTGGGGTTAAGAACTCTAGAGAAGCTGGAAGATAACTCCTATAAGAACTGTAATGGTGGccaccagctttcccagaaacggaTGAGAAGACAATGTTTACAACTTGAGGGAAGTGGAATTCCAGGATATAAACTCACCTTAGGTTTAATGATGGACTGAAGATTTCCTgccggtgccacttcctggacaaACACAAAATCACTACTGGTATGAAACACAATCTCGTGGGTAAGGATGATGTGCGGGTGGCAGCTGAGGGTGAGCGAGATGCCGTATTCCAGGAGGAAGTTATCTGCTGGGGTCTTCTCCTTTCTCAACATTTTTACAGCCACGACCTGACCTGTTAATAAGACATTAATATTATTACTACTGATTTCTATATCACCATCATATTCTCTGACACTTTCCAGGTCGTACCCAAACAAGATCAATAAAGTTATACAGGAGCAATCACAAGATGaaaatgcagatactgaatagaagTGACATGAAGCAGTGGGGTAAAGTTCTTATGAGCTTACAAACTTAAGGAAATACCCACGAAAGACCTCCATTCCTGGCCACCCGGGGGTCACGTGATCACTATTCGAACTCCCTGAATTATATAGTGTCtactgtggggaccaaaaatcagTATCTCATTTCAAGTCTATAAGAGCCTCCATGTTATTCTCAAagacttgcattgagagtctGACCTCCGGTATCTACAGAAAATATAATGGAGCAGCTACAGGTA
Proteins encoded in this window:
- the LOC142703229 gene encoding serine/threonine-protein kinase SBK1-like is translated as MTKNMAKHLLNLVSQTSKNLRVMEVTDYFEILQELGAGSYGKVYMGKHKDSGQVVAVKMLRKEKTPADNFLLEYGISLTLSCHPHIILTHEIVFHTSSDFVFVQEVAPAGNLQSIIKPKVGMPEDMLKRCVPQIASALDFMHSRGMVHRDIKPDNILLMDAECHLIKLADFGLTRLQGTYTPSLSWYIPYAAPELCCLRKGEQLLLHPSLDVWAFGVLVYKALTGFFPWQGALGSDHKYKEFAWWQVKGDLSQAPEKWKKISLEARGMFWELLALNASERCSTMDIQKYLHLQWKAEVPSEHVTRNNGFLQVSFRPYDVHAGTTSSSTSCIL